In Cryptococcus decagattii chromosome 11, complete sequence, one DNA window encodes the following:
- a CDS encoding meiotic recombinase Dmc1, producing MSDNEEEFGGSFESVDELQQHGINALDIAKLKASGIVTILGVAQTPRKNLLKIKGLSEAKVEKLKETCAKILPPAFLTGTEIADRRANVVYITTGSKSVDAMLGGGIATQSITEVFGEYRTGKTQLCHTLCVSTQLPEDQGGGSGKVAYIDTEGTFRPDRVRAVADRFGVDSNMALDNVLCARAWSSEHQCDLLVDLAIRFVEERAYKLLIVDSIMNLFRQDYSGRGELSERQQKLNQFLARLQKLAEEFNIAVVLTNQVQADPGAAAMFAAASSAKPVGGHILAHASATRIALRKGRGDERIAKLQDSPDMPEGEATYTLRTGGWEDPS from the exons ATGTCCGACAACGAAGAG GAATTTGGCGGCAGCTTTGAG TCTGTTGATGAactccagcagcat GGTATCAACGCTTTAGATATCGCCAAGCTCAAAGCGTCGGGCATTGTCACCATCCTTGGTGTCGCTCAGACACCTCGAAAGAACTTGCTGAAGATCAAA GGTCTGTCTGAGGCCAAGGTTGAAAAGCTCAAG GAAACATGTGCTAAAATCCTT CCCCCCGCTTTTCTCACTGGCACAGAGATCGCAGATCGTCGGGCTAACGTCGTCTACATAACGACCGGATCCAAGTCAGTTGATGCTATGCTAGGCGGAGGAATTGCTACTCAAAGCATCACCGAAGTGTTTGGGGAATATAGGACTGGAAAA ACCCAACTTTGTCACACCTTGTGTGTCTCCACTCAGTTACCCGAAGATCAAGGCGGTGGTAGCGGTAAAGTTGCTTATATAGATACCGA AGGAACCTTCCGACCTGACCGAGTCCGCGCCGTAGCAGACCGTTTCGGCGTCGACTCCAACATGGCCCTTGATAACGTCCTTTGTGCCCGAGCTTGGAGCTCTGAACATCAGTGTGATTTACTGGTAGACCTCGCCATTCGCTTCGTAGAAGAAAGGGCGTACAAGTTACTGATTGTGGATAGTATCATGAACCTTTTCC GTCAAGACTATTCGGGACGGGGTGAACTTTCCGAAAGGCAGCAG AAACTAAACCAGTTCCTCGCACGCCTTCAAAAGCTCGCGGAAGAGTTCAACATTGCGGTCGTTTTGACCAATCAAGTACAGGCTGATCCAGGT GCCGCAGCAATGTTCGCTGCTGCATCCAGTGCCAAGCCCGTTGGAGGCCACATTCTCGCCCACGC CTCAGCAACTCGTATAGCACTCCGTAAAGGTCGAGGAGACGAACGTATTGCCAAATTGCAAGATTCGCCTGATATGCCCGAGGGAGAAGCCACTTATACTCTTCGCACCGG aggatgggaagacCCAAGTTAA
- a CDS encoding transketolase yields the protein MSPVAVSQHGDSACHGTELSKNPHVKSTDVGTEKLVINTIRCLAADLCQQYKGGHPGTVMGAAAIATALWKYSMRYNPSNPDWINRDRFVLSAGHACLLQYIMLHLSGYSSWTLEQIKKYHAPTMDGIAAGHPEIEFPGVELTTGLLGQGIANAVGLAIANKNMAATYNKDGFPIIQNKVWCFTGDGCLQEGIGQEALSMAGHWGLDNMILVYDNNSVTVDGNIDICFTDDTNAKLKSLGWHVLEVEDGSNDLAAIVDAFEQAQKLTGKPVFINIKTIIGIGSINQNSGKVHGAALGEDDVAQVKTALGFDPKRKFVVPDAVYDYFKETKARGAQYEQGWNDLFKRYKESFPVEAAEFQRRLDGKLEEGWENKFPSKDALPKDPKATRQSSGIALRSIVPEDKTFMVGSADLCESTFVNWDGMVEFQNPKSGYGDYSGRQIRYGIREHAMVAAANGLAAWHKGAIVPIMSSYFIFWLYAAPSLRMAALMKLRFIAVATHDSIGVGEDGPTHQPIAFPLFLRTLPNFNYIRPADAEEVIGAWTLGLRDSDHPSLLSLTRQPVPLLAGTDRNKVQYGGYVVYGDENKIPDITLIATGSEVARAVDTAERLKDKYSVRVVSMPHTGRFDAQPLEYRRSVIPSTKSLVVSIEPYASFGWAKYAHAGAHMTGFGHSAPYSVLFEHFGFGPKNLAEKIGTWAESKRNGDGWNLPGVGEFEELLANNANGH from the exons ATGTCACCTGTAGCTGTATCCCAACATGGCGACTCTGCCTGTCACGGCACAGAACTCAGCAAGAATCCCCACGTCAAGTCTACAGACGTCGGCACCGAGAAGCTGGTGATTAACACCATCCGATGTTTGGCCGCCGATCTGTGTCAACAG TACAAGGGTGGTCATCCCGGCACAGTCATGGGAGCGGCTGCCATCGCCACGGCACTTTGGAAATACAGCATGCGGTATAACCCTTCCAATCCTGACTGGATCAACCGAGATC GATTCGTGCTCTCTGCTGGCCACGCGTGTCTACTTCAATACATTATGCTCCACCTTTCCGGATACTCTTCATGGACCCTCGAACAGATTAAGAAGTACCATGCTCCGACCATGGACGGCATTGCTGCCGGTCACCCCGAGATCGAGTTCCCGGGTGTCGAATTGACCACTGGTCTTCTCGGTCAAGGTATTGCCAACGCCGTCGGGCTCGCCATAGCCAACAAGAACATGGCTGCCACTTACAATAAGGACGGATTTCCGATCATCCAGAACAAGGTCTGGTGTTTCACTGGTGATGGTTGTCTGCAGGAAGGTATCGGCCAGGAAG CCCTCTCCATGGCCGGACATTGGGGTCTTGACAACATGATCCTTGTATATGACAACAACTCTGTCACAGTGGACGGTAACATTGACATCTGTTTCACCGATGACACGAATGCCAAGCTCAAGAGTCTTGGGTGGCACGTTCTCGAGGTTGAGGACGGATCCAACGACCTCGCCGCGATTGTCGACGCTTTCGAGCAGGCTCAGAAGCTCACCGGCAAGCCTGTCTTTATCAACATCAAGACCATCATCGGTATTGGCTCCATCAACCAGAATAGTGGCAAAGTACACGGTGCCGCCTTGGGTGAGGATGACGTCGCGCAAGTCAAGACTGCTCTTGGCTTTGACCCCAAGCGAAAATTCGTCGTGCCCGACGCCGTCTACGACTACTTCAAGGAGACCAAAGCCAGGGGTGCCCAATACGAGCAGGGGTGGAACGACCTTTTCAAGCGCTACAAGGAATCTTTCCCCGTCGAGGCGGCAGAGTTCCAAAGGCGATTGGACGGAAAGCTCGAAGAGGGTTGGGAGAACAAATTTCCTTCCAAGGATGCGCTCCCCAAAGATCCCAAAGCTACCAGGCAGAGCAGCGGTATCGCCCTTCGATCGATCGTTCCAGAGGACAAGACGTTCATGGTTGGAAGTGCCGATTTGTGCGAGTCGACGTTCGTCAACTGGGACGGAATGGTCGAGTTCCAAAACCCCAAGTCGGGCTACGGTGATTATTCTGGTCGACAGATCCGATACGGTATCCGAGAGCATGCCATGGTAGCCGCTGCCAATGGTCTCGCCGCTTGGCACAAGGGTGCCATCGTCCC CATCATGTCGAGTtacttcatcttctggcTCTATGCCGCTCCTTCACTCCGAATGGCCGCTTTGATGAAGCTCCGATTCATCGCCGTTGCTACTCACGACTCTATCGGTGTGGGTGAGGACGGTCCTACCCACCAGCCGATCgctttccctctcttcctccgtACCCTCCCTAACTTCAACTACATTCGACCTGCCGACGCTGAAGAAGTGATCGGCGCATGGACCTTGGGTCTCAGGGACTCTGATCACCCCAGTTTGCTTTCGCTCACTCGACAGCCAGTACCTCTTCTTGCCGGTACCGACCGAAACAAGGTACAATACGGTGGATATGTCGTTTATGGCGACGAGAACAAGATCCCTGATATAACCCTCATCGCCACTGGTTCCGAGGTCGCACGTGCTGTTGATACAGCCGAGCGGTTGAAGGACAAGTACTCTGTCAGAGTCGTATCGATGCCTCACACCGGTCGATTCGACGCACAACCGCTCGAGTACCGACGATCCGTCATTCCCTCTACCAAGTCCCTCGTCGTATCTATCGAGCCCTACGCCTCCTTCGGTTGGGCCAAATATGCCCATGCGGGTGCTCACATGACAGGCTTCGGTCACTCTGCTCCTTACTCTGTACTGTTCGAGCACTTCGGCTTCGGCCCCAAGAACCTGGCAGAAAAGATTGGAACCTGGGCCGAGTCGAAGAGGAATGGAGATGGTTGGAACCTCCCCGGCGTTGGAGAGTTCGAGGAGCTGTTGGCTAACAATGCTAACGGTCATTAG
- a CDS encoding aconitate hydratase, mitochondrial, with amino-acid sequence MIRPRPSIARPLARGLATPAKLPVKDCTSITPPYPRLLKTLDDVRQVLPKNSKLTLAEKILYSHLRNPEESLGGGGKIRGERYLKLRPDRVAMQDASAQMALLQFMTCRLPSCAVPASIHCDHLIQAQTGAASDLSRSIDANKEVFDFLQSAATKYGIEFWKPGSGIIHQIVLENYAAPGLLMLGTDSHTPNAGGLGMLAIGVGGADAVDALTDTPWELKAPLVTGVKLTGELRGWATPKDLILHLAGKLTVRGGTGRIIEYFGPGVTAQSCTGLATIANMGAEVGATTSTFPYSSNMRQYLHATGRGPVAEAADAAAAKGFLQADEGAEYDEVIEINLSELEPHLNGPFTPDLATPLSGFSSFINENKYPTTLSSALIGSCTNSSYEDMSRVASIAKQAKAAGLKSKVPFLVTPGSELIRATIEQDGLQSTLEDVGATVLANACGPCIGQWKRDEKKGEDNAILTSFNRNFKARNDGNLKTMNFLASPEIVTAMAFSGDLNFNPVTDSIPTPNGPFKFSPPSGDRLPPTGYTPGDLSYAPSPSPKPEPSTEIAISPSSTRLEILEPFGTNFPSGGGELPQLTCLMRVRGKCTTDHISAAGAWLKYKGHLSNISENTLMTAVNDEGGQINVARDVGGEEDTIPKTMQKYKARQEPWMLVVDDNYGEGSAREHAALQPRFYGCGLILARSFARIHETNLKKQGILPLWFVDKADYAKISAHDKITTKGLDDVMAGKGGEIIKIVVEKPSGEKVEIEARHTLSQDQVEWLRAGSALNWIGEQARKAGKA; translated from the exons ATGATCAGACCACGCCCATCTATCGCCCGTCCTCTCGCACGTGGCCTCGCCACCCCTGCAAAGCTCCCTGTCAAGGACTGCACGAGCATCACTCCCCCCTATCCCCGCCTCCTCAAGACCCTGGACGATGTCAGACAAGTTCTCCCCAAGAACTCCAAGTTGACCCTCGCAGAGAAGATCCTCTATTCCCACTTGAGGAACCCGGAAGAGAGCTTaggtggtggtggcaaGATTCGGGGTGAGAGATATCTCAAGCTCAGGCCGGATCGTGTTGCTATGCAG GATGCATCCGCTCAAATGGCTTTGCTTCAATTCATGACATGTCGACTCCCTTCATGTGCTGTCCCCGCCTCTATCCACTGTGACCATCTTATTCAAGCCCAAACTGGAGCTGCCTCTGATCTCTCCCGTTCAATCGACGCCAACAAGGAAGTCTTTGACTTCCTTCAATCCGCCGCGACTAAGTACGGTATCGAGTTCTGGAAGCCTGGAAGTGGTATCATCCACCAGATCGTCCTCGAGAACTATGCCGCTCCCGGTCTTTTGATGCTCGGTACCGACTCTCACACTCCTAATGCTGGTGGTTTGGGTATGTTGGCTATCGGTGTTGGTGGTGCCGATGCCGTCGACGCTTTGACAGACACTCCTTGGGAGTTGAAGGCGCCTCTGGTGACTGGTGTCAAGTTGACTGGCGAGTTGAGGGGATGGGCTACCCCCAAGGACTTGATTCTTCACCTTGCCGGTAAGCTTACCGTACGA GGTGGTACCGGTCGTATCATTGAGTACTTTGGACCAGGTGTCACTGCCCAGTCCTGTACCGGTCTTGCCACCATTGCCAACATGGGTGCCGAAGTCGGTGCTACCACTTCTACCTTCCCCTACTCCTCCAACATGCGACAGTACCTCCACGCTACCGGCCGGGGCCCTGTCGCTGAAGCTGCGGATGCTGCCGCCGCTAAGGGCTTCCTCCAGGCGGACGAAGGCGCCGAATACGACGAGGTTATCGAGATCAACCTTTCCGAGCTCGAGCCCCACCTCAACGGCCCCTTCACTCCTGATCTTGCTACCCCTCTTTCTggcttctcttccttcatcaacGAGAACAAGTACCCTACCACTCTTTCTTCCGCTTTGATCGGTTCATGTACCAACTCTTCTTACGAGGACATGTCCCGGGTCGCCTCCATCGCCAAGCAGGCGAAGGCTGCCGGACTCAAGTCCAAGGTTCCCTTCCTCGTCACTCCCGGTTCCGAGCTTATCCGAGCCACCATTGAGCAAGATGGTCTTCAGAGCACTTTGGAGGATGTCGGCGCGACTGTCCTTGCTAACGCCTGTGGACCTTGCATTGGTCAGTGGAAGcgagatgagaagaagggtgaggACAATGCGATTTTGACCTCTTTCAACCGAAACTTCAAGGCTCGAAACGACGGTAATCTCAAGACTATGAACTTCCTCGCCTCCCCCGAAATTGTTACCGCCATGGCTTTCTCTGGTGATTTGAACTTTAACCCTGTGACCGACTCTATCCCTACCCCCAACGGTCCTTTCAAgttctctcctccctctgGTGACCGTCTCCCCCCTACAGGCTACACCCCTGGTGACCTCTCTTACGCTCCCAGCCCCTCTCCCAAGCCTGAACCTTCTACTGAAATTGccatctctccttcttctaCTCGTCTGGAAATCCTCGAGCCCTTTGGCACCAACTTCCCCTCTGGCGGTGGTGAGCTTCCCCAGTTGACTTGTTTGATGCGTGTACGAGGAAAGTGTACTACCGACCATATCTCTGCTGCCGGTGCTTGGCTCAAGTACAAGGGTCACTTGTCAAACATCTCTGAAAACACTTTGATGACTGCTGTCAACGATGAGGGTGGACAGATTAATGTGGCTCGGGACGTTGGTGGTGAGGAGGACACTATCCCCAAGACTATGCAAAAGTACAAGGCGAGGCAGGAGCCATGGATGTTGGTCGTCGATGACAATT ATGGTGAAGGTTCCGCCCGAGAACATGCCGCTCTCCAGCCCCGATTCTACGGCTGTGGCCTTATTCTCGCCCGTTCGTTCGCCCGTATTCACGAGACCAACCTCAAGAAGCAAGGTATTCTCCCTCTCTGGTTCGTCGACAAGGCCGACTATGCCAAAATCTCTGCGCACGACAAGATTACTACCAAGGGTCTTGACGACGTGATGGCCGGAAAGGGTGGGGAAATTATCAAAATTGTGGTAGAGAAGCCTAGTGGGGAAAAGGTTGAGATTGAGGCGAGGCACACATTGAGTCAGGATCAGGTTGAATGGTTGAGGGCAGGAAGCGCTTTGAACTGGATTGGTGAGCAGGCTAGGAAAGCCGGTAAGGCCTAA